In one window of Streptomyces sp. NBC_01224 DNA:
- a CDS encoding GNAT family N-acetyltransferase yields MEFTIGGQLEVRITPADVGKRVSVRRRAEHGSQGPKFTDTVGVLTSWDSGVLSITTKSGDCVRIAESTLVAGKVVPAAPARRRGPAASFDELATVCARAWQPLESEPLGDWQLRAAQGFTRRANSVLPLGDPGVPLDEALGRVRQWYGERNLPAYIQTATGAEGTQEQLCAALEQRGWRREVTAEVRIAALAPIGDLDADVSQVRLSRDLDETWLSRYQRFDTPGPHVQKVLRGGPSVWFASVPGDTEGAPPAAIGRCVVDGRWAGFMAVEVAPEYRRRGIATAVMAALARKALDEGASAAWLQVETDNEGARALYERMGFAVHHRYHHFRSA; encoded by the coding sequence ATCAGTCCGGCGCAGGGCCGAGCACGGCTCGCAGGGGCCGAAGTTCACCGACACGGTCGGTGTTCTCACATCCTGGGACAGTGGTGTGCTGTCGATCACAACGAAGAGCGGCGACTGTGTCCGTATCGCGGAATCGACGCTGGTGGCGGGCAAGGTCGTGCCCGCCGCCCCGGCCCGGCGGCGCGGCCCCGCGGCCTCCTTCGACGAGCTCGCGACCGTCTGTGCCCGCGCCTGGCAGCCGCTGGAGAGCGAGCCGTTGGGCGACTGGCAGCTGCGCGCCGCGCAGGGGTTCACCCGGCGCGCCAACTCCGTGCTGCCGCTCGGCGATCCGGGCGTACCGCTCGACGAGGCGCTCGGGCGCGTCCGGCAGTGGTACGGGGAGCGGAACCTGCCCGCGTACATCCAGACCGCGACCGGCGCCGAGGGCACCCAGGAACAGCTCTGCGCGGCGCTGGAGCAGCGTGGATGGCGACGCGAGGTGACGGCGGAGGTACGGATCGCCGCGCTGGCGCCGATCGGTGATCTGGACGCGGATGTGTCGCAGGTGCGGCTGAGCCGGGACCTCGACGAGACGTGGCTCTCCCGCTATCAGCGCTTCGACACCCCTGGGCCGCACGTCCAGAAGGTACTGCGCGGCGGTCCCTCGGTGTGGTTCGCCTCGGTGCCCGGCGACACCGAGGGCGCACCGCCCGCGGCGATCGGGCGGTGCGTGGTGGACGGGCGGTGGGCCGGCTTCATGGCCGTCGAGGTCGCTCCCGAGTACCGGCGCCGGGGGATCGCCACCGCCGTGATGGCCGCGCTCGCCCGCAAGGCCCTGGACGAGGGCGCGTCGGCGGCGTGGCTCCAGGTGGAGACGGACAACGAGGGGGCGCGGGCGCTGTACGAGCGCATGGGGTTCGCGGTCCATCACCGGTATCACCACTTCCGGTCGGCGTGA